A window of the Coregonus clupeaformis isolate EN_2021a unplaced genomic scaffold, ASM2061545v1 scaf0824, whole genome shotgun sequence genome harbors these coding sequences:
- the LOC121551564 gene encoding GTPase IMAP family member 7 isoform X1 has product MAQGRGRTPMILLLVTLCLQTFTGQCQDSGQPSDLRIVLVGKTGVGKSATGNTILGTEVFKVEAKAESVTAKCKKGSGEVHGRKIDVIDTPGLFDTTMSVEQMKSELERCIYMSVPGPHVFLLVIRLGRFTEEERNAVKWIQENFGEDASMYTMVLFTGEDQIGNKSVSEFLKESKELQKLVTSCGNRYHSIINVKRENRTQVRELLRKIEQVVEDNGGLYYTNQDYKKAQEKIKEEMWKYCKYAALGGAAVTLAGAFFSSPTLVTAGLVGGLSQGYECTKEMFGLPQMNFAELLTQNFFGLEGLAHARLALARGTTGVFYYPGPGDTKGCTFSP; this is encoded by the exons ATGGCACAAGGAAGAGGAAGGACTCCGATGATTCTATTGCTGGTAACACTGTGTCTGCAAACCTTCACTGGTCAATGTCAAG ATTCAGGGCAGCCCTCTGATCTGAGGATTGTTCTGGTGGGTAAGACTGGAGTGGGGAAGAGTGCAACAGGAAACACTATCCTGGGGACAGAGGTGTTTAAAGTGGAGGCCAAAGCTGAGTCTGTCACTGCAAAGTGTAAGAAAGGGAGTGGAGAGGTTCATGGGAGGAAGATCGATGTGATTGACACACCAGGACTCTTTGACACAACAATGAGTGTAGAGCAAATGAAAAGTGAACTAGAAAGGTGCATCTACATGTCAGTTCCAGGACCCCATGTGTTCCTGTTGGTGATCAGGCTAGGGAGGttcacagaggaggagaggaacgctGTGAAGTGGATCCAGGAGAACTTTGGGGAAGATGCCTCAATGTACACCATGGTGCTGTTCACTGGTGAAGATCAGATAGGGAACAAATCAGTTTCTGAGTTTCTGAAAGAGAGCAAGGAGCTGCAGAAACTTGTCACAAGCTGTGGGAACAGATATCACTCAATCATCAATGTCAAGAGAGAAAACCGCACTCAGGTCAGAGAGCTGCTGAGGAAGATAGAGCAGGTGGTGGAGGATAATGGAGGACTGTACTACACCAACCAGGATTATAAGAAGGCACAGGAAAAGATCAAAGAAGAGATGTGGAAATACTGTAAATATGCAGCACTTGGTGGGGCAGCAGTAACGTTAGCAGGggcttttttttcttctccaacATTGGTGACAGCAGGTCTAGTTGGAGGCCTCAGCCAAGGGTATGAATGTACTAAGGAGATGTTTGGCCTGCCACAGATGAATTTTGCTGAATTGTTAACACAGAATTTTTTTGGCTTAGAAGGTTTGGCGCACGCACGTCTAGCTCTAGCTAGGGGCACGACGGGAGTGTTTTAttatcctggtcctggggacacaaaggggtgcacattttcgccatag
- the LOC121551564 gene encoding GTPase IMAP family member 7 isoform X2 has translation MAQGRGRTPMILLLVTLCLQTFTGQCQGQPSDLRIVLVGKTGVGKSATGNTILGTEVFKVEAKAESVTAKCKKGSGEVHGRKIDVIDTPGLFDTTMSVEQMKSELERCIYMSVPGPHVFLLVIRLGRFTEEERNAVKWIQENFGEDASMYTMVLFTGEDQIGNKSVSEFLKESKELQKLVTSCGNRYHSIINVKRENRTQVRELLRKIEQVVEDNGGLYYTNQDYKKAQEKIKEEMWKYCKYAALGGAAVTLAGAFFSSPTLVTAGLVGGLSQGYECTKEMFGLPQMNFAELLTQNFFGLEGLAHARLALARGTTGVFYYPGPGDTKGCTFSP, from the exons ATGGCACAAGGAAGAGGAAGGACTCCGATGATTCTATTGCTGGTAACACTGTGTCTGCAAACCTTCACTGGTCAATGTCAAG GGCAGCCCTCTGATCTGAGGATTGTTCTGGTGGGTAAGACTGGAGTGGGGAAGAGTGCAACAGGAAACACTATCCTGGGGACAGAGGTGTTTAAAGTGGAGGCCAAAGCTGAGTCTGTCACTGCAAAGTGTAAGAAAGGGAGTGGAGAGGTTCATGGGAGGAAGATCGATGTGATTGACACACCAGGACTCTTTGACACAACAATGAGTGTAGAGCAAATGAAAAGTGAACTAGAAAGGTGCATCTACATGTCAGTTCCAGGACCCCATGTGTTCCTGTTGGTGATCAGGCTAGGGAGGttcacagaggaggagaggaacgctGTGAAGTGGATCCAGGAGAACTTTGGGGAAGATGCCTCAATGTACACCATGGTGCTGTTCACTGGTGAAGATCAGATAGGGAACAAATCAGTTTCTGAGTTTCTGAAAGAGAGCAAGGAGCTGCAGAAACTTGTCACAAGCTGTGGGAACAGATATCACTCAATCATCAATGTCAAGAGAGAAAACCGCACTCAGGTCAGAGAGCTGCTGAGGAAGATAGAGCAGGTGGTGGAGGATAATGGAGGACTGTACTACACCAACCAGGATTATAAGAAGGCACAGGAAAAGATCAAAGAAGAGATGTGGAAATACTGTAAATATGCAGCACTTGGTGGGGCAGCAGTAACGTTAGCAGGggcttttttttcttctccaacATTGGTGACAGCAGGTCTAGTTGGAGGCCTCAGCCAAGGGTATGAATGTACTAAGGAGATGTTTGGCCTGCCACAGATGAATTTTGCTGAATTGTTAACACAGAATTTTTTTGGCTTAGAAGGTTTGGCGCACGCACGTCTAGCTCTAGCTAGGGGCACGACGGGAGTGTTTTAttatcctggtcctggggacacaaaggggtgcacattttcgccatag